Proteins from one Apis cerana isolate GH-2021 linkage group LG11, AcerK_1.0, whole genome shotgun sequence genomic window:
- the LOC107996009 gene encoding erbin, translated as MGSAWWQCAACLRTQEEDICELHLNNCNLYDVPPDVFIYERTLEKLYLDANRIKDLPRPLFQCHELRVLSLSDNEVTTLPPAIASLINLEYLDLSKNSIKELPDSIKECKNLRSIDISVNPFERFPDAITHIVGLRELYINDAYIEYLPANFGRLSALKTLELRENNLMTLPKSMSRLINLQRLDIGNNDFTELPEVVGDLINLTELWIDGNDIRRIPFNINQLYRLNHFDCTMNAIHIIPSEVEGWRDISIMHLSSNEIYQLPDSLCYLRTIVTLKVDDNQLNALPNDIGQMSNLEELIVTKNFLEYLPSSIGLLRKLHCLNVDNNYLRCLPPEIGSCTALSLLSLRSNNLTRVPPELGHLSSLKVLNLVNNCIKFLPVSMLNLSNLKALWLSDNQSQPLVPLQQEFNCEEDMMVLSCFMLPQKPRQELEQITPAVGLISSSIVGTGKRICFAAEVESEIPRQLHRAPTPYPKELRNLARHARNLHHQSAHDERMHLEQETMIKEAIIATTTLDLTSKSGTCFSQSLFNKGSHSSLSPTEHHISKECKTNTPTDIGTEQSVSEESSDEANKTVLAKEKSPDIREAKYIRNPTSEYISKPPTVADYVNSTWKPDEYSKANTAKIIESEKFIEPYKSMPIIISNKNTDHVQIPKVNEVPLVPPPYHIAAAFSKKAALFQQLNQSAQLDLSPPQIDINTSNLKISQETQIQSYDEEQYNDKFSSNNTDVINKTNNDEKISSFNNIDQTHILTESIDPEQSLEGDRSLKPSRIPILKTKHLENMNSISSSDLSNKCTNSSVEDYEALKMLNASCIPTSPITGKKYRSPLSMQHKVSDRSKKIINGTSNNNTSCDNLSMNATNSTLVTNPNMEGTSKTLSVETSLNMNNSINVKNKANSGRSTPILSNNKFPNEVTNSNVDKYKIVGRNESLNPERKPRFKWMFGPHKNANVLPVQVKKNPGLGFSIAGGVAGAETGIIVTKVNPDGPAQGTLRPGDKILEVDGIDFTKSDHNNAVAVLRATGAVVSMMISRHQ; from the exons ATGGGTAGTGCTTGGTGGCAGTGTGCTGCATGTTTGAGAACACAAGAAGAAGATATCTGTGAATTGcacttaaataattgtaatcttTATGATGTACCACCTGATGTGTTCATTTATGAGAGAACATTGGAAAAACTCTATCTTGATGCCAATagg ataaaagatCTTCCAAGACCATTATTTCAGTGCCATGAATTACGAGTACTTTCCCTCAGTGATAATGAAGTTACAACGTTACCACCCGCCATAGCATCATTAATTAACTTGGAATATTTAGACCTCAGTAAAAATA gTATTAAAGAATTACCAGACAGtataaaagaatgtaaaaaCCTTCGTTCTATAGATATCAGTGTTAATCCATTTGAACGTTTCCCAGATGCTATTACACATATTGTTGGATTAAgagaattgtatataaatgatgCATACATAGAATATCTACCAGCAAATTTTGGAAGACTTTCAGCTTTGAAAACATTAGAACTTagggaaaataatttgatgacATTACCAAAGAGTATGAgtcgtttaataaatttgcaaagaCTTGATATTGGTAATAATGATTTCACGGAATtg cCTGAAGTTGTTGGGGATCTTATCAATCTCACTGAATTGTGGATAGATGGTAATGATATCAGACGTATACCATTTAACATTAATCAGCTTTACcgtttaaatcattttgattgTACCATGAATGCAATTCATATTATTCCATCAGAAGTAGAAGGATGGAGAGATATTTCCATTATGCATCTGTCATCAAATGAAATCTATCAATTACCAGATTCTCTTTGTTATTTACGTACAATTGTGACTCTTAAAGTTGATGACAATCAATTGAATGCACTGCCAAATGACATTGGACAAATGTCAAACTTAGAGGAGCTTATAGTTACTAAGAACTTCCTCGAATATTTGCCATCATCAATAGGACTTTTGCGAAAATTACATTGTTTAAATGTagacaataattatttgagaTGCCTTCCACCAGAAATTGGAAGTTGTACGGCGTTATCATTGTTGTCACTGAGATCAAACAATTTAACTCGAGTTCCACCTGAATTGGGACatttatcttctttaaaaGTACTCAATCTTGTAAAcaattgcattaaatttttgcCCGTTTCTATGTTAAACTTGAGCAATTTAAAAGCATTATGGCTGAGCGACAATCAAAGTCAACCATTAGTGCCATTGCAACAAGAATTTAATTGTGAAGAAGACATGATGGTGTTAAGTTGCTTTATGCTACCACAAAAACCACGGCAAGAACTTGAGC aaataacacCAGCTGTAGGATTAATTTCGAGTTCAATTGTTGGTACTGGAAAAAGAATATGTTTTGCTGCTGAAGTAGAATCTGAGATCCCTAGACAACTTCACCGAGCACCAACTCCTTATCCTAAAGAATTGCGCAACCTTGCTAGGCATGCTCGCAATTTACATCATCAATCAGCACATGATGAAAGA ATGCATTTAGAACAGGAGACTATGATCAAAGAAGCTATTATTGCTACAACTACTTTGGACCTTACTTCAAAATCTGGGACCTGTTTTTCacaaagtttatttaataag GGTTCACATTCATCATTATCACCAACTGAACATCATATATCAAAAGAGTGCAAAACTAATACTCCTACGGATATTGGAACAGAACAATCTGTTTCAGAAGAATCTTCCGACGAAGCGAACAAGACGGTtcttgcaaaagaaaaaagtccaGATATCAGAGAagcaaaatatattcgtaatcCTACATCTGAATACATTTCCAAACCTCCAACAGTAGCAGATTATGTAAATTCTACTTGGAAACCGGATGAATATTCAAAAGCAAATAcagcaaaaattattgaatcagAAAAGTTTATAGAACCTTATAAAAGTATGCCTATTATTATAAGCAACAAAAATACTGATCATGTTCAAATACCAAAAGTAAATGAAGTACCACTTGTCCCACCACCATATCATATTGCTGctgcattttcaaaaaaagcagcactttttcaacaattaaatcaat CAGCTCAATTGGATTTGTCTCCTCCACAAATTGATATTAAcacatcaaatttaaaaatatcacagGAAACGCAAATACAAAGTTATGACGAAGaacaatataatgataaattttcatcaaataatacagatgtaattaataaaacaaataacgatgaaaagataagttcttttaataatattgatcaaaCACATATATTGACAGAATCAATAGATCCAGAACAATCTTTAGAAGGAGATAGATCATTAAAACCAAGTAGAATtcctattttaaaaacaaaacatttagaaaatatgaattctATTTCAAGCAgcgatttatcaaataaatgcaCAAACTCTTCTGTTGAAGATTATGAAGCTTTAAAAATGTTGAACGCATCATGTATACCTACATCTCCGATaacaggaaaaaaatatcgaagtcCGCTTTCTATGCAACACAAAGTTTCGgatcgatcaaaaaaaataataaatggaacttcaaataataatacttcttGTGATAATTTATCTATGAATGCAACAAATTCAACTTTAGTTACAAATCCAAATATGGAAGGAACTTCAAAAACTTTATCTGTTGAAACATCATTAAATATGAACAATTCtatcaatgtaaaaaataaagctaATTCTGGTCGAAGTACtccaattttatcaaataataagtttCCAAATGAAGTGACCAATTCTAATgttgataaatataagattgtTGGACGGAATGAATCATTAAACCCAGAAAGAAAACCAAGATTTAAATGGATGTTCGGGCCGCATAAAAACGCTAATGTt TTGCCTGTccaagtgaaaaaaaatcctGGTCTTGGTTTTAGTATAGCAGGTGGAGTAGCAGGAGCCGAAAcc gGAATTATAGTGACTAAAGTAAATCCAGATGGTCCTGCACAAGGTACACTTCGACCaggagataaaattttagaagtgGATGGCATTGATTTTACTAAATCTGATCATAACAATGCTGTGGCTGTTCTTCGAGCAACAGGAGCAGTGGTATCCATGATGATTAGTCGTCATCAATGA
- the LOC107995817 gene encoding lipoamide acyltransferase component of branched-chain alpha-keto acid dehydrogenase complex, mitochondrial — translation MAITKKFTFLTFLGRNIRNQKCRFFSVSYFRYGTIVPFKLSDIGEGIRDVTIKEWYVKPGDRVSQFDNICEVQSDKASVTITSRYDGLIKALHYKVDDIALIGNSLLDIELDDDNENAQDRTTISKNLQQQQQQTTNIKSKPNFESNEEKHIVKCGLERTLATPAVRRIAMEKNINLKDIVSTGKNGRVLKEDILTHLEKISVNPMRKRVEEKSTVETVVPIKGYSKHMWKTMTQSLSIPHFVYSDECNINRLMDYRNEVKDSLKDQGVSLSFMPFFIKAASRALEKVPQLNSWLDEENQALRVQKSHNIGIAMDTSEGLIVPNIKDVQNLNIIEIAKELNRLQKLGKESSIPLNDLSNTTFTLSNIGVVGGTYTKPVILSPQIVIGAFGKIQKLPRFDDKQNIIATNIISISWAADHRVVDGVTMAKYSNFWKYYIENPVFLLLGV, via the exons ATGGCAATAACCAAGAAGTTCacgtttttaacatttttg ggTAGAAATATACGCAATCAAAAATGTCGATTTTTCTCCGTAAGCTACTTTCGATATGGAACCATCGTCCCCTTCAAACTATCGGATATCGGAGAAGGAATTCGAGACGTCACGATAAAAGAATG gTACGTGAAACCAGGCGACCGAGTGTCTCAATTCGATAACATTTGTGAGGTTCAAAGCGACAAAGCATCTGTGACGATTACCAGCCGTTACGACGGATTAATTAAAGCCTTGCACTACAAGGTGGATGATATAGCTTTGATAGGGAATTCATTGCTGGACATTGAACTAGATGACGATAATGAAAACGCACAAGATAGGACAACGATCTCTAAGAATCTgcaacagcagcaacaacaaaccacaaatattaaaagtaaaccAAATTTTGAAAGCAACGAAGAAAAGCACATAGTAAAATGTGGATTAGAAAGAACTTTAGCCACTCCTGCAGTTAGAAGGATAGCTATGGAGAAGAATATTAACTTAAAGGATATTGTTTCCACTGGTAAAAATGGTCGAGTACTTAAAGAAGATATATTGACTcacttggaaaaaatttctgttaatCCTATGAGAAAAAGAGTCGAAGAAAAATCAACAGTGGAGACAGTGGTGCCGATAAAAGGTTATAGCAAACATATGTGGAAAACGATGACGCAATCCTTG AGTATACCACATTTTGTATATAGCGATGAGTGTAATATTAACAGATTGATGGATTACCGGAACGAAGTGAAAGATTCACTGAAAGATCAAGGCGTTTCATTAAGTTTTATGCCATTCTTCATAAAAGCCGCATCTAGAGCATTAGAAAAAGTGCCACAGTTAAATAGCTGGCTTGATGAGGAAAATCAAGCGTTGCGCGTTCAAAAGAGCCATAACATTGGTATTGCTATGGATACATCTGAGGGTTTAATTGTACCGAATATTAAAgatgttcaaaatttgaatatcatagAGATTGCGAAAGAATTAAACCGACTACAAAAACTTGGAAAAGAATCTTCGATTCCATTAAACGATTTATCGAATACAACATTCACATTGTCAAATATCGGTGtt GTTGGTGGAACATACACAAAACCAGTGATTCTTTCTCCGCAAATTGTGATCGGCGCATttggaaaaatacaaaaattaccaCGATTTGatgataaacaaaatattatagccacaaatataatttctattagttGGGCTGCCGATCATCGAGTAGTGGACGGTGTTACAATGGCAAAGTAttcgaatttttggaaatattacatagaaaatcctgtatttttattattaggagtataa